One part of the Humulus lupulus chromosome 9, drHumLupu1.1, whole genome shotgun sequence genome encodes these proteins:
- the LOC133799389 gene encoding DNA replication licensing factor MCM3-like → MYIVCGDCFNQETGERRLEAGAMVLADRGVVCIDEFDKMNDQDRVAIHEVMEQQTVTIAKAGIHASLNARCSVVAAANPIYGTYDRSITPTKNIGLPDSLLSRFDLLFIVLDQMDADIDRYISEHVLRMHRFRSATDGGEAALGGGSRYGREEEADNDSSVFVKYNRMLHGKKTDRGRKRDTLTIKFLKKYIHYAKHRIQPELTDEASEQIAAAYAELRNAGSNAKTGGTLPITARTLETIIRLSTAHAKLKLSRKVLQSDVEAALKVLNFAIYHKELTEMEEREHEKEKETESKRRADRRSDDHDTPDGGAAGKGGPTIDAMDVDDPPTQSAGELSPERIEAFNSLFGQHMRANHLDTLSIDGIEEAVNSRADVRYTRAEINVLLEKLQDANRVMIAADGMVHMIS, encoded by the exons ATGTATATTGTCTGTGGAGATTGTTTCA ATCAAGAAACAG GAGAGAGAAGGCTTGAAGCTGGTGCAATGGTGCTTGCTGATCGTGGAGTTGTCTGCATTGATGAATTTGACAAGATGAATGATCAAGATCGTGTTGCTATTCATGAGGTTATGGAGCAGCAGACTGTAACTATTGCTAAAGCTGGTATCCATGCATCGCTCAATGCTCGTTGCAGTGTGGTTGCAGCTGCAAATCCCATATACGGAACT TATGACCGCTCAATTACTCCAACCAAAAATATTGGACTTCCAGACTCTTTACTTTCTCGTTTCGATTTACTATTTATTGTACTTGATCAAATGGATGCTGATATTGACCGGTACATCTCGGAGCATGTGTTGCGTATGCATCGGTTTCGTTCTGCAACTGATGGGG GTGAAGCAGCCCTTGGTGGGGGTTCGAGATATGGTAGAGAAGAGGAAGCAGATAATGATTCGTCTGTGTTTGTGAAGTATAATCGAATGCTGCATGGAAAGAAAACAGATAGAGGTCGTAAGCGTGATACACTCACTATCAAGTTTCTGAAGAAGTACATTCACTATGCAAAGCATAGGATTCAACCAGAACTTACTGATGAG GCATCTGAGCAAATTGCAGCTGCATATGCAGAACTTAGAAATGCTGGTTCAAATGCTAAG ACTGGAGGGACACTTCCAATTACTGCCAGAACCTTAGAAACCATTATTCGTCTGTCTACTGCTCATGCCAAATTGAAGTTGAGCAGAAAG GTTTTACAGTCAGATGTCGAAGCTGCACTGAAAGTTTTAAATTTTGCCATATATCATAAAGAATTGACTGAAATGGAGGAGCGCGAGCATGAAAAAGAGAAAGAAACTGAGAGCAAACGCAGAGCTGATCGTCGTTCAGATGATCATGATACACCAGACGGTGGTGCAGCTGGAAAAGGAGG CCCAACAATCGATGCCATGGATGTAGATGACCCTCCAACCCAATCTGCTGGTGAACTTTCTCCAGAGAG AATAGAAGCATTCAATTCTTTATTTGGCCAGCATATGCGGGCCAATCACTTGGATACATTATCCATTGACGGAATAGAGGAGGCTGTCAACTCCAGGGCCGACGTTCGCTACACAAGGGCAGAGATAAATGTCCTATTAGAG AAACTACAAGATGCTAACCGAGTGATGATAGCTGCCGATGGAATGGTGCATATGATATCTTGA
- the LOC133799388 gene encoding uncharacterized protein LOC133799388, translating into MPNYVKFLKDILTKKRRLGEFETVALTKDCSAMLKSKIPPKLKDPGSFTIPCSIGGRDVGRALCDLGAITNLMPMSIFKKLGIGEARPTTVTLQLADRSMAHPEGKIEDVLV; encoded by the coding sequence ATGCCCAACTACGTGAAGTTCTTGAAAgatattttgacaaagaaaaGGAGGCTGGGTGAGTTCGAAACAGTTGCTCTAACAAAAGATTGCAGTGCTATGTTGAAAAGCAAAATTCCTCCTAAATTAAAAGATCCAGGCAGTTTTACAATTCCATGTTCCATTGGTGGGAGAGATGTGGGAAGAGCTTTATGCGATTTGGGTGCTATAACTAATCTAATGCCTATGTCTATTTTCAAGAAGTTGGGCATTGGTGAAGCTCGGCCAACCACAGTTACATTGCAGTTAGCGGACAGATCAATGGCTCATCCGGAAGGGAAGATTGAGGATGTACTAGTGTAG